From a single Lewinella sp. LCG006 genomic region:
- a CDS encoding FAD-dependent oxidoreductase: MLHNWGKYPFTDARLYPLSSYQEAISALEQLSGQVLIPRGNGRCYGDSALQRRVFSTLQLNKLLQLNEEDAIIRLQAGVLLEDLLSVIVPKGLFLPVVPGTRLITIGGAIAANVHGKNHHHAGAFGRYVKSLKLLTADGQILLCSTAENEALFKATIGGMGTTGIVLEATLQLSRIETAYYQQQSYPATSLLHLIELFEQHQSAPYLVAWIDGLAGGKQLGRGVLHTGRPCSKEELAAKAFPDPLLVHPTAKLNIPRFIPSWLLQPLILRLNNAFYRWNNRKPVSQTKHYASFFFPLDAIKHWNNLYGKKGLLQYQFVLPFSASATGITAILATVHAARISPYLVVLKRMGERSPHAAATDFPMPGYSLAIDFKYSPQVLDLFHRLDEIVIQHSGRIYLTKDARLPAAAFRKMYPEAVLHSPEIFRSLQSERLFDL, encoded by the coding sequence ATGCTTCACAACTGGGGGAAATACCCGTTTACCGATGCTAGACTATACCCACTCAGCTCTTACCAGGAAGCAATATCCGCATTGGAGCAGCTCAGCGGGCAGGTACTCATCCCACGCGGCAATGGCCGTTGCTATGGCGACAGTGCGCTTCAGCGGAGGGTGTTCTCTACCCTTCAACTCAACAAGCTTTTGCAGCTGAACGAGGAGGATGCGATTATTCGCCTACAGGCGGGGGTGTTGCTGGAAGACCTCTTGTCGGTGATCGTCCCTAAGGGGCTTTTTCTTCCGGTGGTGCCTGGCACGCGATTGATCACCATTGGTGGAGCTATTGCTGCCAATGTACACGGCAAAAACCACCATCACGCGGGGGCTTTCGGGCGCTATGTAAAATCGCTCAAGCTGCTCACTGCTGACGGGCAAATCCTGCTTTGTTCCACCGCAGAGAACGAGGCGCTCTTCAAGGCCACTATTGGCGGCATGGGTACTACAGGTATTGTTTTGGAAGCCACGCTGCAATTATCCAGGATCGAGACCGCTTATTACCAGCAGCAATCTTACCCAGCCACTTCCCTACTCCACCTTATCGAGCTTTTCGAGCAACACCAGTCAGCGCCTTACCTGGTTGCCTGGATCGATGGCCTGGCAGGAGGCAAACAACTCGGACGGGGCGTGCTTCATACTGGTAGACCATGCTCCAAGGAGGAGCTAGCGGCCAAGGCTTTTCCTGATCCGCTCCTGGTTCATCCTACCGCTAAACTAAACATTCCGCGTTTTATACCCTCATGGCTGTTGCAGCCCCTTATACTGCGCTTAAACAACGCTTTCTATCGTTGGAACAACCGGAAGCCCGTGAGCCAAACCAAGCATTATGCTTCCTTTTTCTTTCCCCTGGATGCGATCAAGCATTGGAATAACCTGTATGGTAAGAAAGGTCTTCTGCAATACCAATTTGTTTTGCCGTTTTCTGCTTCCGCTACCGGGATTACAGCAATATTAGCGACTGTACACGCTGCACGGATTAGCCCTTATTTGGTGGTTCTCAAAAGAATGGGAGAACGCAGCCCTCACGCAGCAGCTACCGACTTTCCAATGCCGGGTTACTCACTGGCCATTGACTTCAAGTACAGTCCTCAGGTACTCGACTTGTTTCACCGGCTCGACGAGATAGTGATCCAGCATAGCGGCCGTATCTACCTCACCAAAGATGCCAGGCTCCCGGCCGCTGCCTTCCGTAAGATGTATCCCGAGGCCGTTCTGCATTCTCCTGAGATATTCCGATCTTTGCAATCAGAGCGATTATTTGACCTGTAA
- a CDS encoding SDR family oxidoreductase, translated as MPTLLLLGSNSDIGKACAYRFAAEGFDLLLATRSVDEEQQFLAADLRIRFNIQVSTLLFDAENLAEHSSFYEQLSNKPDVVLTAIGYLGDPKKARTDQAEVSRIVKANYTGLITILDIVAADMMQKKAGTIIGISSVAGERGRASNYHYGSAKAGFTAYLSGLRQYLRPMGVKVITIIPGFVHTKMIGDLPTPGFLTATPALVANAIYQAYKKQKSEVYSMSIWRLIMFIIRHIPEVIFQRLSL; from the coding sequence ATGCCTACTTTACTGCTACTTGGATCCAATTCAGACATTGGCAAAGCCTGTGCCTACCGTTTTGCGGCCGAAGGTTTTGACCTTCTATTGGCTACACGTTCCGTCGATGAGGAGCAGCAATTCCTTGCCGCTGACTTGCGTATTCGCTTTAATATCCAAGTAAGCACGCTTCTATTTGATGCTGAAAACCTGGCTGAACATTCCTCTTTCTACGAGCAGCTCTCCAACAAACCCGATGTTGTCCTTACCGCCATCGGTTATCTTGGTGATCCGAAAAAAGCCCGTACAGATCAGGCAGAAGTCAGCCGCATTGTCAAGGCCAATTATACTGGCCTAATCACGATACTAGATATTGTTGCGGCCGATATGATGCAAAAAAAAGCAGGAACTATCATAGGAATTTCTTCCGTTGCCGGAGAACGAGGGCGAGCAAGCAATTACCATTACGGCAGTGCCAAGGCCGGGTTTACCGCTTATCTAAGTGGTCTTCGGCAGTATTTACGGCCTATGGGGGTTAAGGTCATCACTATTATCCCGGGTTTTGTTCATACCAAAATGATTGGCGACCTGCCCACTCCTGGTTTTCTTACGGCTACACCAGCCTTGGTTGCCAATGCCATCTACCAGGCTTATAAAAAGCAAAAGTCAGAGGTTTATTCCATGTCAATATGGCGTCTTATCATGTTCATCATCCGCCATATTCCTGAAGTCATCTTTCAACGCCTTTCTTTATGA